The Thalassoroseus pseudoceratinae genome has a segment encoding these proteins:
- a CDS encoding di-heme oxidoredictase family protein, producing the protein MNRYSRVCGLILATVAALVLPRVGWTAQANRIMDIASDGRWLACSNRDNGTVSVIDLQQRKTIREIKVGPKPEGVSFIGDTHQLAVAIYATDEILVLNTDNGTIQHRIEVFDEPYGIVSAADGERIFVTLEYPGQVIEVDPQAAKITRTFDVGHHPRGIALDEFTNRIYITEYLTGTVRAIDLETGDALDEWPGASTDNLARQLVLHPTLPKIFVPHIRSKVSANHGNGSIFPYVTVLDTRTDQDRRKARVPMDSFRGVLVTANPWAGALTPDGSRYYVVFSGTDDIFSCEVLGDDYRELSYHDYFQTGRNPRDVQVSLDGKELYVYNALDFNITVYSTATHKLLGKIPVCENPLSDEIWRGKVLFYSALQPMASRRWIACSSCHPDGDPDGRTWQNPEGLRNTQSLAGMAWTHPIHWSADRDEVQDFEHTIRGQLMQGRGLFRGRLNDSLGATNRGLSKDLDALSAYANTHKFAISPHAKNGLSEAAKRGRDLFYSKETQCANCHSGPFLTDSLSNPNSDGNFVRHDVGTGLDDPTEAMGPKYDTPTLLGVYRTAPYLHHGTAKTLRDVLTTANPKDQHGRTSQLTSAEITDLVEFLKSLPYEDPEPAAQAAGLHRFER; encoded by the coding sequence ATGAACCGGTACTCCCGAGTTTGCGGGCTGATATTGGCAACCGTTGCGGCACTCGTTCTGCCACGGGTTGGATGGACCGCTCAAGCCAATCGCATCATGGATATTGCCTCCGACGGCCGTTGGTTGGCATGCTCAAACCGAGATAACGGAACGGTCTCGGTCATCGATTTGCAGCAGCGAAAGACGATCCGGGAAATCAAAGTCGGCCCGAAACCGGAAGGCGTTTCGTTCATCGGCGACACGCACCAACTCGCTGTTGCCATCTACGCGACCGATGAAATTCTGGTGTTGAACACCGACAACGGAACCATTCAACATCGCATCGAAGTCTTTGACGAGCCTTATGGAATCGTCAGTGCGGCGGATGGCGAACGGATCTTTGTCACACTTGAATATCCTGGTCAGGTGATTGAGGTTGATCCGCAGGCGGCCAAGATCACGCGGACATTCGATGTCGGGCATCATCCGCGAGGGATTGCTCTCGATGAGTTCACGAACCGAATCTACATCACCGAATACTTGACCGGAACGGTTCGAGCCATCGACTTGGAGACAGGAGACGCACTCGACGAATGGCCTGGTGCCAGTACCGACAACTTGGCCCGACAACTCGTCCTACACCCGACGCTGCCCAAAATCTTCGTTCCACACATTCGCTCGAAAGTCTCCGCCAATCACGGCAATGGTTCGATTTTTCCATATGTCACCGTGTTGGACACGCGAACCGATCAAGACCGACGCAAAGCGCGGGTGCCGATGGATTCCTTTCGGGGCGTGCTCGTAACCGCGAACCCATGGGCCGGTGCGTTGACTCCGGATGGCTCACGGTATTACGTCGTGTTCTCCGGGACGGACGATATCTTCTCCTGCGAAGTGTTAGGTGACGACTACCGTGAACTTAGCTATCACGACTACTTCCAGACCGGACGCAATCCTCGCGATGTGCAAGTCTCGCTGGATGGCAAAGAGCTTTATGTCTACAACGCTTTGGACTTCAACATCACGGTCTATTCGACGGCCACTCACAAACTTCTTGGGAAAATCCCCGTCTGTGAGAACCCACTCAGTGACGAAATTTGGCGGGGAAAAGTATTGTTCTACTCGGCATTACAGCCGATGGCGTCTCGTCGATGGATCGCGTGTTCGAGTTGTCATCCCGACGGTGACCCCGACGGCCGAACATGGCAGAACCCCGAGGGCCTGCGAAACACCCAATCATTGGCCGGCATGGCCTGGACACATCCGATTCACTGGTCCGCCGACCGCGATGAAGTTCAAGACTTTGAACACACGATCCGTGGTCAACTCATGCAAGGACGAGGACTCTTTCGTGGACGTTTGAACGATTCGCTCGGCGCGACAAACCGTGGACTTTCCAAAGACTTAGATGCTCTTTCCGCGTATGCGAACACTCACAAATTCGCGATCAGCCCCCACGCTAAAAACGGGCTCAGTGAAGCAGCGAAACGCGGTCGCGATCTTTTCTACTCAAAAGAAACCCAATGTGCGAATTGTCATTCCGGGCCGTTTCTGACGGATTCGCTTTCGAACCCGAATTCCGATGGCAACTTTGTCCGCCACGATGTTGGCACCGGACTTGATGACCCGACCGAAGCCATGGGGCCCAAATACGACACGCCCACATTGCTAGGTGTCTATCGCACAGCACCGTACCTGCATCACGGAACCGCCAAGACGCTACGGGATGTCCTCACAACTGCCAACCCCAAGGATCAACACGGGCGAACCAGCCAACTCACCTCGGCGGAGATCACCGATCTCGTTGAGTTTTTGAAGTCGCTTCCCTACGAAGATCCCGAACCCGCAGCCCAGGCCGCGGGATTGCATCGGTTCGAGCGATAA
- a CDS encoding TAXI family TRAP transporter solute-binding subunit, translating to MWAFVALLTIGGFAVAWHFVEPAPPSQIVIAAGPKDGAYYQVAQKYSKFFAENGIELTVLETAGSIENYDLLLADNDVNLAFAQGGTSPPAEAGQHRLEGLASVYLEPFWVFTLGHHVETDLRSLAGKRIAIGPVGSGTAPLARLMLRENGITDELPTELVSIGGSEAATQLRSGDVDAAIFVGSPQSQVIGDLLTDPEVRLLSLARHEAYAFRYPFLANVKISRGVIDLANDIPNQDAHLVAPAAMLVCTEEFHDAFVPMLLQAARKVNATAGVTVSREEFPSRLYLEHDLNESARQFLKSGPPILQRFLPFWVASAVERGKLFLLPFVALFLPLLKLTPPIYRWRIRSRIYGWYEVLRKIDQYAGPDADPDVLKSHLETLNEMEKELESARSVPLSYMQEFYNLRLHIEFVERRIQAELKSMRPAKPTLVPSATDAV from the coding sequence ATGTGGGCGTTTGTCGCCCTGTTGACCATTGGTGGGTTTGCAGTCGCGTGGCATTTTGTGGAACCGGCTCCACCGTCCCAAATTGTAATCGCCGCTGGTCCTAAAGATGGTGCCTACTACCAAGTTGCCCAGAAGTACTCAAAGTTCTTCGCGGAAAACGGGATCGAATTGACTGTCCTCGAAACCGCTGGTTCCATCGAAAACTACGACTTGTTGCTCGCAGACAACGATGTGAACCTCGCATTCGCGCAAGGCGGAACGAGTCCACCGGCTGAAGCGGGGCAACACCGATTGGAAGGATTGGCGAGCGTATATCTCGAACCATTTTGGGTGTTTACGCTGGGGCATCATGTCGAGACTGACCTGCGGAGTCTTGCCGGTAAACGGATCGCGATTGGTCCTGTCGGAAGCGGAACGGCCCCACTCGCCCGATTGATGCTCCGCGAAAACGGCATCACCGACGAGTTGCCCACGGAGTTAGTTTCCATTGGTGGCAGCGAGGCCGCAACACAATTGCGTTCGGGAGACGTTGATGCGGCAATTTTTGTCGGGTCGCCACAATCCCAAGTTATTGGCGACCTACTGACCGATCCCGAAGTCCGATTGCTCAGTCTAGCGCGTCATGAAGCCTATGCATTTCGCTACCCGTTCTTGGCCAATGTGAAGATCTCACGCGGAGTAATCGACTTGGCGAACGATATCCCGAATCAAGACGCTCACCTGGTCGCTCCCGCCGCGATGCTGGTCTGTACTGAGGAGTTCCACGACGCATTTGTTCCGATGCTGCTTCAAGCCGCTCGGAAGGTGAATGCCACAGCTGGAGTGACCGTGTCACGCGAGGAGTTTCCGTCGCGACTGTACCTAGAACATGATCTGAATGAATCTGCCCGGCAGTTTTTGAAATCCGGGCCGCCGATCTTGCAACGGTTTCTTCCGTTCTGGGTGGCGTCGGCCGTGGAACGGGGCAAGCTGTTTTTACTACCGTTCGTGGCACTTTTCCTTCCCCTGTTGAAATTGACTCCGCCAATTTACCGCTGGCGAATTCGCTCGCGAATTTATGGTTGGTACGAAGTCTTGCGGAAAATTGATCAATATGCAGGCCCCGATGCCGACCCCGATGTTCTAAAATCTCATCTCGAAACACTGAACGAGATGGAAAAGGAATTGGAGTCTGCTCGGTCCGTTCCTCTTTCGTATATGCAAGAGTTCTACAACCTGCGACTCCACATCGAATTTGTCGAGCGACGGATTCAAGCCGAGTTGAAGTCCATGCGGCCAGCGAAACCAACACTCGTACCGAGTGCGACCGACGCGGTTTGA
- a CDS encoding CRTAC1 family protein: MASTNPGLRLILISSLAMASWIAPSSTNIVSAQELPFVFRDVSQETGLQQFLAGIQGHGAAWGDVDSDGWPELYTGTFHYPDTSPNRLLRNNRGRFRLDQSTVPRISTRATGVLFADFDNDGDLDLYVASMPGPEGSRLATRVGRPIAGCSLFRNTGNGAFENVSEGNAACPKEFGGRSATVLDYDGDGLLDLLVGEDPMTGYNGSSTHSSRLFRNEGQLQFADVSQDAGIPTGTAGLGVASADVNLDGWPDVFLASTLGNLLLINDGAGHFTEPSGIRNVFAWPDAKGDNMVCGVTFGDVNNDRLPDVVIGQHFDSPWKTPVANRLYLNRGISKNNMPRFEDVTEAAGLKPLPLKAPHVEIQDFDNDGRADIYTSIVKFADQQPHPMIYRNTGISNGVPTFEESVLAVNDFPTDADRGTRGSRKFFEKMISEKKIIYTAPGPSGDFDQDGRLDLFLASWWPEAPSMLLRNETAGGHWLDVRVIGPRGVNRMGIGSRIELYEPGRLGDSDALISSRQIQVGFGYASGQEAIAHFGLGERKHCDILVTYPSRADLTHELKTTSIRNVEANQRLTVRPTPSQ, translated from the coding sequence ATGGCGTCGACGAATCCCGGATTGCGGTTGATTCTCATTTCTTCTCTAGCGATGGCAAGTTGGATCGCCCCGAGTTCAACAAACATTGTGTCTGCTCAGGAACTGCCGTTTGTCTTCCGTGATGTCAGTCAAGAGACGGGGTTGCAGCAATTTCTTGCTGGCATCCAGGGTCACGGGGCGGCGTGGGGCGATGTCGATTCAGATGGTTGGCCGGAACTTTACACCGGCACGTTCCACTATCCAGATACATCGCCGAATCGCCTTCTTCGCAACAATCGCGGACGATTTAGACTCGACCAATCGACCGTACCACGGATCTCGACGCGAGCCACGGGAGTGCTGTTCGCGGACTTCGACAATGACGGCGATCTCGACCTGTATGTCGCCAGCATGCCAGGACCGGAAGGAAGCCGTCTGGCAACGCGAGTCGGTCGCCCGATTGCCGGGTGCTCGCTCTTTCGGAACACTGGGAACGGGGCGTTTGAGAATGTCTCCGAGGGCAACGCGGCATGCCCCAAAGAATTCGGCGGGCGAAGTGCCACGGTATTGGACTACGACGGCGATGGTCTGCTCGACTTGTTAGTCGGGGAAGACCCGATGACCGGATACAACGGCTCCTCAACGCATAGTTCCCGACTGTTTCGAAACGAAGGTCAACTTCAATTTGCGGATGTGTCCCAAGACGCTGGCATACCGACCGGAACCGCTGGGCTGGGTGTCGCGTCGGCGGACGTCAATCTTGATGGTTGGCCTGATGTGTTCCTCGCATCGACTTTGGGAAACCTGCTGCTGATCAACGACGGTGCCGGTCACTTCACGGAACCATCTGGCATCCGAAATGTCTTCGCTTGGCCGGATGCGAAGGGAGACAACATGGTTTGCGGTGTCACCTTCGGAGACGTGAACAATGACCGCTTGCCGGATGTCGTCATCGGTCAACACTTTGACTCCCCTTGGAAGACTCCAGTGGCGAATCGGCTCTACCTCAATCGCGGTATTTCGAAGAACAACATGCCAAGGTTTGAAGACGTGACCGAAGCCGCCGGTCTAAAACCGCTGCCCTTGAAAGCGCCACACGTGGAAATTCAAGATTTCGACAACGACGGCCGAGCGGACATCTATACCAGCATCGTCAAGTTCGCCGATCAACAACCGCACCCGATGATCTACCGAAATACCGGCATCTCTAACGGAGTTCCCACATTCGAGGAATCGGTATTGGCCGTCAACGACTTCCCAACCGATGCCGATCGGGGCACGCGGGGCTCACGGAAGTTCTTTGAGAAGATGATTTCCGAAAAGAAGATCATCTACACGGCTCCCGGCCCGTCCGGTGATTTTGACCAAGACGGCCGATTAGATTTGTTCCTGGCGAGTTGGTGGCCGGAAGCTCCTTCGATGTTGCTTCGAAATGAAACAGCGGGCGGTCACTGGTTGGATGTCCGTGTAATCGGTCCGCGGGGCGTGAATCGAATGGGAATTGGTTCGCGAATTGAACTCTACGAACCAGGCCGACTCGGAGATTCCGATGCACTCATCTCGTCGCGTCAAATTCAAGTTGGGTTCGGATACGCATCCGGTCAGGAAGCAATCGCACATTTTGGCTTGGGTGAGCGGAAGCACTGTGACATCCTTGTGACCTACCCCAGTCGAGCTGACCTTACTCACGAACTGAAAACGACATCCATCAGGAATGTTGAAGCGAATCAGCGACTGACGGTGCGACCAACTCCCTCGCAGTGA
- the ilvB gene encoding biosynthetic-type acetolactate synthase large subunit: MASAEDTRTATAPNETDLPITSPVVGAEILVEGLIRQGVEHVFAYPGGASMPLHQALRKHRDRIRTILPRHEQGGAFAAQGVARTTGKVGVCMATSGPGATNLVTAIADAKLDSVPMVCITGQVPQAVIGSDAFQETPMVEVCRAITKHHYMITDIKDVARIVKEAFHVASTGRPGPVLIDFPKDVQLASLDEVDYDPPMNLPGYRPVQNAARPEQIKQIIAAVKRSKRPVLYVGGGAITSGAAEELKEFALKTGIPVTMTVMGLGAFPGTHEQSLHMLGMHGTVYSNYAVNEADLLLAFGVRFDDRVTGKLEEFARHGKIIHVDIDASEIHKNKEAHIPIVADLKLVLQDLNKAMTDDDLPEIEDWKAKIAHWKKEHPLSYNDPGEGLIQQYAIEEFWRITRERNPYIAVGVGQHQMWAAQFYKFDEPRHWLSSSGLGTMGFGLPAAMGVQAAYPNELVVDIDGDGSFQMNIQELATLHCEKLPVKILLLNNQHLGMVVQWEDRFMEGRRAHTYLGPIDHPEWLGSGDGSTFADATYPNFVQIAEGYGIKAKQVRRRADYEAAVREMIDHDGPYLLDVLCSYQEHVLPMIPSNHTVQDIITK, from the coding sequence GTGGCATCCGCCGAAGACACCCGCACAGCAACCGCCCCGAACGAAACTGACCTTCCTATTACTTCGCCCGTAGTCGGTGCGGAAATTCTTGTGGAAGGCCTAATTCGGCAAGGTGTGGAACATGTCTTCGCTTACCCAGGCGGTGCGAGTATGCCACTGCACCAAGCGTTGCGGAAACATCGTGATCGAATTCGCACGATTCTTCCACGTCACGAACAAGGCGGTGCGTTCGCAGCCCAAGGGGTCGCGCGTACGACCGGAAAAGTCGGCGTGTGCATGGCAACCAGCGGACCGGGTGCGACTAACCTCGTCACGGCCATTGCCGACGCAAAACTCGATAGCGTCCCGATGGTGTGTATTACCGGTCAAGTTCCGCAAGCCGTCATCGGTAGCGACGCCTTCCAAGAAACGCCGATGGTGGAAGTTTGTCGGGCGATTACGAAACATCATTACATGATTACCGACATCAAAGATGTCGCACGAATCGTGAAAGAAGCGTTTCACGTGGCCAGTACCGGACGACCAGGGCCGGTTTTGATCGATTTTCCCAAAGATGTGCAGTTGGCGTCGCTGGACGAAGTCGATTACGACCCGCCAATGAATCTCCCCGGATACCGACCGGTGCAGAATGCCGCCCGACCGGAGCAGATCAAACAAATCATCGCTGCGGTGAAGCGGTCCAAACGCCCCGTGTTGTACGTCGGCGGTGGAGCTATCACCTCCGGAGCAGCCGAAGAGCTGAAAGAGTTCGCCCTCAAGACGGGGATTCCGGTCACAATGACCGTCATGGGGTTGGGGGCATTTCCGGGAACGCACGAGCAAAGTCTTCACATGCTCGGTATGCACGGCACCGTGTATTCGAATTATGCCGTCAACGAAGCCGACTTGCTGTTGGCGTTTGGCGTGCGGTTCGATGACCGTGTGACAGGTAAACTCGAGGAGTTCGCGCGGCACGGGAAAATTATCCACGTGGACATTGATGCCTCCGAAATTCATAAGAACAAGGAAGCACACATTCCGATCGTGGCGGACCTGAAATTGGTCCTGCAAGATCTGAATAAAGCGATGACGGACGACGATCTTCCGGAAATCGAGGATTGGAAGGCGAAGATCGCGCATTGGAAGAAGGAACATCCCCTGTCGTACAACGATCCCGGCGAAGGATTGATTCAACAGTACGCGATCGAGGAGTTCTGGCGAATTACCCGAGAACGCAACCCATACATTGCAGTTGGTGTCGGCCAGCATCAGATGTGGGCAGCTCAATTCTACAAATTCGACGAACCCCGTCATTGGCTGAGTAGTTCCGGTCTGGGCACGATGGGTTTCGGATTGCCTGCCGCGATGGGGGTTCAAGCCGCGTACCCGAATGAACTCGTGGTCGATATCGACGGCGACGGTTCGTTCCAAATGAACATCCAAGAGCTGGCGACATTGCATTGCGAAAAACTTCCCGTAAAGATTCTGCTGTTGAACAATCAGCACCTTGGGATGGTGGTGCAGTGGGAAGATCGGTTCATGGAAGGTCGTCGGGCACACACGTATCTTGGCCCAATTGATCACCCGGAATGGCTCGGATCGGGAGACGGTTCGACATTCGCCGATGCCACGTACCCCAATTTCGTGCAAATTGCGGAAGGATATGGCATCAAAGCGAAGCAAGTTCGTCGTCGAGCAGATTACGAAGCGGCTGTGCGTGAGATGATCGATCATGATGGCCCGTACTTGCTTGATGTGCTTTGTAGCTACCAAGAGCATGTTTTGCCGATGATTCCTAGCAATCACACCGTGCAAGACATCATCACAAAGTAG
- a CDS encoding sigma-70 family RNA polymerase sigma factor, producing MWPDSEETQKLLQSAGEGDPQAINHLMERHRQSLRRMVQLRLDRALAGRVDASDVVQDVLIEANTRLDDFVRDGSMPFHLWLRQLAKDRIIDMHRRHRGAQRRSVDREEPMVAGANLDRSAFDRIAGLEDPELTPAAASIRRELESRFLNALDQLQEDDREIVMMRHYEHLSNSDVATTLGLSPAAAGMRYLRALRKLRSVLGEQASGA from the coding sequence ATGTGGCCCGATTCCGAAGAGACTCAAAAACTGCTGCAGTCTGCTGGCGAGGGCGATCCGCAAGCCATCAATCACTTGATGGAACGTCATCGCCAATCGTTGCGGCGGATGGTTCAGTTGCGACTCGATCGCGCATTGGCCGGACGCGTTGATGCCAGTGATGTCGTACAAGACGTGCTGATCGAGGCCAACACACGGTTGGACGATTTCGTCCGCGATGGTTCGATGCCGTTCCACCTTTGGCTACGACAGCTCGCGAAAGATCGCATCATCGATATGCATCGGCGGCATCGGGGGGCGCAGCGAAGGTCGGTCGATCGTGAGGAACCGATGGTCGCCGGAGCCAATCTCGACCGTTCGGCATTTGATCGTATCGCCGGTCTCGAAGATCCTGAACTCACCCCGGCGGCGGCATCGATTCGGCGGGAACTGGAGAGCCGATTCCTGAACGCTCTCGATCAGCTTCAAGAAGACGATCGGGAAATCGTGATGATGCGGCATTACGAACATTTGTCAAATAGCGATGTGGCGACGACACTTGGTCTCAGCCCGGCTGCCGCTGGCATGCGGTATCTGCGAGCATTGCGGAAGCTGCGGTCGGTCCTTGGAGAACAAGCATCCGGAGCGTAA
- a CDS encoding formylglycine-generating enzyme family protein encodes MSIRHVALAFVLTFSFGFLMFAAFGPTVAPVADATESEPKPKTPVRSQPKSRSSRLIVEEPSETPPGMVWIPGGEFVMGTNNGKPDEGPAHTVELDGFWMDQYEVTNREFAKFVEATGYLTTSEREPELLSIKDDSPLKNVEIRPDMNLPGSVCLNTKFQTGDYDPKKGAYSWWSYIPGANWRHPSGPDSSIEDRMDHPVVHVSWPDAVAYCEWAGKRLPTEAEWEYAARGTLSEKIYPWGNERNPDGKWLHNIWQGDFPITNSADDGFESTAPVGTFPPNTVGLYDMSGNVWEWCADFYTPNYYSRSPRRNPMGPIESYDPQEPDIIKRVQRGGSFMCSDQYCIGYRNSARMKGEADTGAFHTGFRCVLTPSMRERKVALSSRDQ; translated from the coding sequence ATGTCCATTCGTCACGTCGCGTTGGCATTTGTATTGACGTTTTCGTTCGGTTTTCTGATGTTTGCCGCCTTCGGTCCGACCGTAGCGCCGGTGGCGGACGCAACGGAATCGGAACCGAAACCCAAGACGCCGGTTCGCAGCCAACCAAAGAGTCGTTCTTCCCGACTCATTGTCGAAGAACCGTCCGAAACACCACCGGGCATGGTTTGGATTCCTGGTGGGGAATTCGTAATGGGAACCAACAACGGTAAACCCGACGAAGGCCCGGCTCACACTGTTGAACTCGACGGGTTCTGGATGGATCAATACGAAGTGACCAACCGGGAGTTCGCCAAATTCGTTGAGGCGACGGGATATCTAACGACATCTGAACGTGAGCCGGAATTGCTGAGCATCAAAGACGATTCTCCGCTCAAGAACGTCGAAATTCGACCGGATATGAATCTTCCGGGATCGGTCTGCCTAAACACGAAATTCCAAACCGGCGACTATGACCCGAAGAAAGGGGCGTACAGTTGGTGGTCTTACATTCCGGGAGCGAATTGGCGGCACCCGAGCGGACCGGATTCCTCCATTGAAGATCGGATGGATCATCCTGTCGTGCACGTGTCTTGGCCAGACGCCGTCGCTTATTGTGAGTGGGCCGGAAAACGGTTACCGACCGAAGCCGAGTGGGAATACGCCGCTCGCGGCACATTGTCCGAGAAAATTTACCCTTGGGGCAATGAACGAAATCCGGACGGCAAATGGCTGCACAACATTTGGCAGGGAGATTTCCCGATCACCAACTCCGCAGACGATGGTTTCGAATCCACGGCCCCGGTCGGAACGTTCCCGCCAAACACGGTTGGCCTGTACGACATGTCTGGGAATGTGTGGGAATGGTGTGCGGATTTCTATACGCCGAATTACTACTCACGGTCTCCTCGTCGGAATCCGATGGGCCCGATCGAAAGTTACGATCCCCAGGAGCCCGACATCATCAAACGGGTGCAACGTGGTGGTTCGTTTATGTGCAGTGATCAATACTGTATCGGCTACCGAAATTCCGCACGGATGAAGGGCGAAGCCGACACCGGGGCCTTCCACACAGGATTCCGGTGTGTACTCACTCCGTCCATGCGTGAACGAAAGGTGGCCCTGTCATCAAGAGATCAATAA
- a CDS encoding polyprenyl synthetase family protein — protein sequence MDDDPKPVKRQRRKSTSHLKAVPETLTEREEIKSAAEQFAKRLDAANPFAKKTLEQWGRELLEEMRKPEKFLGFAMVLIGNFFWKRQFLAIPFERRMLLLPHCLKHAEGCPADYDEFGLDCERCGACSIADYKVKAEKLGYKVLVAEGSPVVLKIIVSGHIDGILGVACLNVLEKAIDKVLIAGVPSYAIPLHSGDCKNTTLDESWVWDVLEEYEPLPEPQTNSYVPLLRSANRLFDKDRFETLLPRVRTKTAEAAKSPIGQTERISYDWLANGGKRFRPFMTLAAYDALTGAESLKTMGEEPIEVSDGVGRVAMAIEAFHKASLVHDDIEDNDQFRYGQETLHRQYDTGTAINVGDYLIGVGYRLVTAACGEIGAEAAADILDRMAAAHIKLCDGQGAEMAWQSSDLSLSPLDALQIYALKTSPAFEAALYAGVRMAGSVEDYEEMIPQFARHVGIGFQILNDLKDWRGDVDNKLVAGQDALALRPTVLLALALQSATEDEQAEIRHLLTSDEPPALRMGRLRRVFERYDVFNKAESLVEKSRARAEALADAVEPVEFRQLLYFLTDTVLADEDNSDLPPQANDILVPLPIASGV from the coding sequence ATGGACGACGACCCAAAACCTGTCAAACGCCAACGACGCAAGAGCACCAGTCACCTTAAAGCCGTCCCGGAGACATTGACGGAACGCGAGGAGATCAAATCCGCGGCAGAACAGTTCGCAAAACGCCTGGACGCTGCTAACCCCTTCGCCAAGAAAACCTTGGAACAATGGGGCCGCGAACTGCTCGAAGAAATGCGGAAGCCGGAGAAATTCCTCGGCTTTGCGATGGTGCTGATCGGTAACTTTTTCTGGAAACGACAATTCCTGGCGATTCCGTTTGAACGCCGGATGCTGTTGTTGCCGCACTGTCTCAAACACGCCGAGGGTTGCCCGGCTGACTACGATGAATTTGGTCTCGACTGCGAACGCTGCGGAGCATGCTCCATCGCCGACTACAAGGTGAAAGCCGAGAAGCTGGGCTATAAAGTCCTCGTCGCCGAGGGCTCGCCCGTTGTGCTCAAGATCATCGTGTCTGGGCACATTGACGGCATTCTTGGCGTCGCGTGTTTGAACGTCTTGGAAAAAGCCATCGACAAGGTGCTCATCGCCGGTGTCCCGAGTTACGCGATCCCACTGCACTCTGGGGATTGCAAGAACACCACGCTCGACGAAAGTTGGGTATGGGACGTGCTCGAAGAATACGAACCGCTGCCCGAACCACAAACGAACAGCTACGTCCCGCTGTTACGTTCGGCAAATCGATTGTTCGACAAAGACCGCTTCGAAACGCTTCTTCCGCGAGTTCGGACCAAGACCGCCGAAGCTGCGAAAAGCCCGATCGGTCAAACGGAACGAATCTCTTACGATTGGCTTGCGAACGGCGGCAAACGGTTTCGTCCGTTTATGACGCTTGCGGCATACGACGCACTCACGGGTGCGGAATCGTTGAAGACGATGGGCGAGGAACCGATTGAAGTTTCTGATGGTGTTGGTCGTGTCGCGATGGCAATTGAGGCGTTTCACAAAGCCTCGCTTGTGCATGACGATATCGAAGACAACGACCAATTCCGATACGGTCAAGAAACCCTGCATCGGCAATACGACACGGGCACGGCGATCAATGTTGGTGACTACCTGATTGGCGTGGGTTATCGTCTTGTGACGGCCGCTTGCGGTGAAATTGGTGCGGAAGCCGCAGCCGATATCCTCGACCGCATGGCAGCAGCCCACATTAAGCTGTGTGACGGGCAGGGGGCTGAGATGGCTTGGCAGTCTTCAGACCTGTCGCTGTCGCCGCTCGACGCCCTGCAAATCTATGCCCTCAAGACATCGCCCGCATTCGAAGCCGCCTTGTATGCGGGCGTGCGGATGGCCGGATCGGTTGAAGACTACGAGGAAATGATTCCTCAGTTCGCCCGGCACGTGGGCATCGGATTTCAAATTCTCAATGACCTGAAGGACTGGCGTGGGGATGTGGACAACAAACTTGTTGCCGGGCAAGACGCGTTAGCGCTCAGGCCAACGGTCTTACTCGCGCTCGCATTGCAATCCGCCACGGAAGACGAGCAAGCCGAAATTCGTCACCTCTTGACGAGCGATGAACCTCCGGCATTGCGGATGGGTCGGCTGCGACGGGTGTTCGAGCGTTACGACGTCTTCAACAAAGCTGAATCACTGGTTGAAAAGTCGCGAGCCCGTGCTGAAGCCTTGGCAGATGCCGTCGAACCCGTGGAGTTTCGGCAGTTGCTTTACTTCCTCACCGACACCGTTTTGGCAGACGAGGACAACTCCGACCTGCCGCCACAGGCGAACGATATCTTGGTCCCGCTACCGATCGCGTCCGGCGTGTAG